The sequence GTTTTATGTGTTATGGAGTACTACTTACAATTCACTGGGCAGAATCAGAGAGGATAGTTACTGCTTTATTCAAAGTGGGCgcaaagattaaaacaaaatgaaagtttcACCTTGCTATCCTTCAGCTTAAATCTGCCCTGAATAATATTCAATacattgtgttttgtgtgttttataatgGTCAACATGATTCTGACCACAATCCCAAAACATTTTTGACCAATAATTTACTGTGAATGCTACAGATGTACACTTTTAGTCCTTTGgtgcacagagaaacacaaagggaCATAAATAGACATGCATTCACAGCCAGCACTGACAAATAAATCGTGTATGGAAACTTTAAGCCGTGCTGTGGTTGGGCATTAAACTGAGGTGAGAACACAGTGGGGCCTTCTTGCTTCCTCTCTCAGCACAGGACTTACTGTATGTTAGTCAGTCTGTGCTGCAGTATCACTGTTAATAAAAGAGCAAATGGAATGCTACTTGTGTTTTGgatttctgcttttttaagaTCACAAAACCTTGCATGTGTAGATAGTTATTGTGGTAGGtaaattgttatttttctgCAATATTTGTTACAAGATGGAGGAGGTGCTTTTATTCATTTGTCCAACCCCCTTCTTCTGTTGACCAGAGCAGGATATGACACTGAAGTTTATTCTTAGTGTGGATTACTGGGGGAAGCGCTTAACTGACAGCCTATCCAATTGACAAGTTTCTCCCTGTTTTAATccaaattcaataaaatatcacatattttagaattaataaaacacatttttaaagaataatTTGTTGCAGTTTTGTGATATACTTAAAGCAGCTGTTATAGAAGTGATGAAGAGAAAATTATGCAACAAAGTTCCACTGACCAACTTTAACATGTGACAGTTCATGTTTGAATGAATTGAAGTCAATAGTAAACCCTCAAACACTCAGTGCAATAATGTAGTCAGTGAAGTCTCTGTAACTCTTTATTTTACAGTCCTTTAATATGAACAGGTTTTACAGTTATTTTGTTGTCAATAGAAAATTGTTGTGATATCACATCTTCTTATACATcgaagacaaacacagaaactttAGCTGAACATTTGATATGACTTATTTATTGCGATAAATTAAAGAACGAAGCAGCCATTACCAAAAAATTGATGTCTAAGGTGCACTTTAAATACTTTTGTCATTTAACAAGTGAGTGGCCTCCCAAGCGACTGCATCAAAGCACAAAGAATGCCAGATACATAGCGAGGCAGACCTGTATAGCAGTGCCACCGTTTcactcttttctccctcattaggttATAATGAtgcatgtaaagaaaactgtggtACATGATGACTGAAATAAACCTTgaggagtgctggtttgattaaaAGACTTTTCAGTTCAAGACGACAGTGACTTTTGGAAGGGAGGTGGAACAAATCTCTGCAAATTGGATCTATCCATAACTCACAACTATCCATGACACTtaaggctgagctcaactactgtACAGGTAGCTGGTACTAGAAAGATCTTCACAAGCTGCATAGAAGCATGTTGCTGAACATAATGAAAGTCCTAATGTAGGATCACAATAGAAACCTTTTCCCTCTGGAAGCTCTCCAACAAACAGGCTGCGTCTTATAAACTGGTGTGACTTCTAGATTTGATGGTAACTGCAAAGTCATGACTCATACCAATGAACCTGAATACTGCACAGTTTAATACGTATATACATCCAATAGCAGGAGCCACtaccagctgtcattgggcatAAGTGATAGCCTCCATCAATGGTTTGTTGATATAAGGTTTTACTGTTTGTAATACAGCTAATATTCTTTAGCTCACACCAAAATTATCCAGATCATGTGACACTAtctgatgaaaaaaacagaCCTGTTGACTCATCAGTTTAACCCAAAAGCCTTTAAAGCAGAGCTGATCCTCTCTTCCTTCACTGCACCGCTGGTAGCTTTCCTCATGGTGAAGACAACCGCAGAGTATAATAGTGTGTCCTCATCGGTCTGTGAATATGAGTatgaagaaaagttaaaaaattatACATTTTTGTACAAGTTTGACctgcttttaaaatactttacCTGTTGAACTATTTGACGTCCACTGTATATATGCAGGTCAGCAGCAGCTGGATCATGAAACAGACAAATACAAAGTTACTTATGATCAGGGATGAAGTAGTTTGATTATATTTCTGCTGAGTGAACAAGTGAGTCATATTACTTCTGGTAACAACACCAGCAGTTGTTTGATATCATTAATGAGAAACATTAGATTTAAACTTAATTGTGAGTTTGGTCAATAACTCTTACCTTTAAGTGGTTCACATTCTGCTCTTTGCTTTTGGAAGCAGCTGAAAATATTAACAATCACAGAAATGACCAAGCAGAGTATCGCTATCATCAGGCTGATTAACTCAGGACTTGCTGTTTGCTCTGGaaaacaaaggagaaaaaaacaaagtaatgaTGATGTTATTCACATATAAGGGATATACATTCCAGGTCTGTACAAATAATCATACCAATCTGCAGTTTTGTCCCATCTCCAAATAAGATCTGTCCACATGTTGCCACAGCACAGTAGTAAGTCCCAGCATCAGAGGAGCTGACGCTCTTAGAGAGGTGATAAACACAACTTTTCTGAGTGTCAGATCTCTGCTTACATTCACCACGTCTGTTTTCATTAGTATAGTTAATGTCTGGATGAGATTTATCTGATCCAGATTTGAACCAGTACACACTGTTGTCCCCTGGACATGTTATActctcagagtcagagaggactGAACactgcagagtcact is a genomic window of Notolabrus celidotus isolate fNotCel1 chromosome 8, fNotCel1.pri, whole genome shotgun sequence containing:
- the LOC117818040 gene encoding uncharacterized protein LOC117818040, which codes for MLVVWLTLLLLREGYAKPLVITVQLGEPATLTCYSPDMLSYRVFWYKQRAGETLSLIVRLQKRIKPVFGEEFSASRFDVNIYETMSNLTILRTVEDDEGTYHCAVSDWIEINWTATYLLLKGNTQKTSNLTVVQWPSVSDPVRLGDSVTLQCSVLSDSESITCPGDNSVYWFKSGSDKSHPDINYTNENRRGECKQRSDTQKSCVYHLSKSVSSSDAGTYYCAVATCGQILFGDGTKLQIEQTASPELISLMIAILCLVISVIVNIFSCFQKQRAECEPLKAAADLHIYSGRQIVQQTDEDTLLYSAVVFTMRKATSGAVKEERISSALKAFGLN